A region from the Salicibibacter cibarius genome encodes:
- a CDS encoding low molecular weight protein arginine phosphatase, translating into MAVKRVLLVCTGNTCRSPMAEALLAAKETGVEVKSAGMQALAGGPAAPHARIVVREHGATLDEHHAERLTGALLAWADRVWTMTQAQALQIKQQYPAHENKITTLASAGGSHEDIADPVGGDLDEYRRTAGQINQMLERIEWRKGL; encoded by the coding sequence ATGGCCGTAAAACGGGTCTTGCTCGTTTGTACGGGCAATACGTGCCGCAGTCCGATGGCCGAGGCGCTATTAGCCGCAAAAGAGACAGGCGTGGAAGTGAAATCGGCCGGCATGCAGGCATTGGCAGGTGGCCCTGCTGCTCCCCACGCGCGCATCGTTGTCCGTGAACATGGAGCCACTTTGGATGAGCACCATGCCGAACGATTAACAGGGGCGTTGCTGGCCTGGGCGGACCGAGTATGGACAATGACACAGGCGCAAGCTTTACAGATAAAGCAACAATATCCCGCCCATGAAAATAAAATTACAACGTTGGCAAGTGCCGGCGGCTCCCATGAAGATATAGCGGATCCGGTCGGCGGTGACCTTGATGAGTATCGCCGGACCGCCGGGCAAATCAATCAAATGCTGGAACGTATCGAGTGGCGAAAGGGGCTTTAA
- a CDS encoding S8 family serine peptidase — MEFLWRLLFILAFAGLALGVGSNVQGQGEAKTVIVHVDDDPEIVQEEIQERTDYEPDYIFSSAFLGMAYTLPETSADQLENVPGVSRVDDSVQYDHALRESVPFIGAEDIRTQLDDLGIRLSGHGVKVGVIDTGIDYNHPDLQKNYAGGYDVIDDDHDPMETKAKGKAITFHGTHVAGIIAANGSVRGVAPDADIYAYRALGPEGQGSTEHVLEAIDRAVVDGVDVLNLSLGNPVNGPDWPTSKALDEAAEAGIITVTSSGNSGPDMWSVGSPGTSEKSISVGASTPPLKVPQLTVPEIHEEDRELDLQPIQGTAPWNMKRRINIVDGGLGLPEDLADVRGRAVLIERGGIPIQAKMENANDAGADAVLLMNNIPGPFMAGMEEEMDVIAASIDNKAGNQLKKVINDNENKEVVIETNYVEETDHMAIFSSRGPVTQTWDIKPDVVAPGVDIDSTVPEGYQGLNGTSMAAPHIAGAAALVKQAHPDWEPEQVKATLMNTAVSLSNDEGETYPPFVQGAGRVDIGAAIENDTLVYPGALSFGVWEAEESNQRLEREITIENQSAHQRTYSFDVPTSLGTGLNWKMPMPITLDPGEKQTATVNVEIQPDIIDFKRIDGEINVSGGRQDISLPFLLFSDEPDYPRLSGFQFAKVPDRDYWMYEVFLPGGAEELEITLYEPDTFAYVGTLDSQKNLPEGPFEKEFHADELHLDPGIYHVIVYAKYKDREDTLETQIAVVEK, encoded by the coding sequence ATGGAATTTCTTTGGCGTTTATTATTTATTCTGGCTTTCGCTGGCCTGGCCCTAGGCGTAGGCAGTAATGTTCAGGGCCAAGGAGAAGCGAAAACAGTGATCGTACACGTCGACGATGATCCGGAAATCGTCCAAGAAGAGATTCAAGAACGTACCGATTACGAGCCGGACTACATATTTTCATCTGCTTTTCTTGGCATGGCATACACGCTTCCCGAGACAAGTGCAGATCAATTGGAAAACGTCCCGGGCGTAAGCCGTGTCGACGATAGTGTTCAATATGATCATGCCTTAAGGGAAAGTGTGCCCTTTATCGGCGCTGAAGATATCCGCACACAACTTGACGACTTAGGCATTCGGCTTAGCGGCCACGGGGTAAAGGTCGGTGTCATCGACACGGGCATCGATTACAACCATCCCGATTTACAAAAAAATTACGCGGGCGGTTATGATGTGATCGATGACGATCACGACCCGATGGAAACAAAAGCAAAGGGGAAAGCGATTACTTTCCACGGGACACACGTCGCGGGGATCATCGCTGCGAATGGAAGTGTGCGGGGAGTCGCTCCTGATGCGGACATCTATGCATACCGCGCACTGGGACCTGAAGGCCAAGGGTCAACGGAACATGTTCTTGAAGCGATTGATCGCGCGGTCGTTGATGGTGTGGACGTTTTGAACCTCTCATTGGGGAATCCTGTAAACGGTCCTGATTGGCCGACGAGCAAAGCTTTGGACGAAGCGGCGGAAGCCGGGATAATCACGGTTACTTCAAGCGGCAACAGCGGTCCTGACATGTGGAGCGTAGGGTCACCCGGAACATCGGAAAAATCGATTTCCGTCGGTGCTTCAACCCCACCGTTAAAAGTCCCGCAGTTAACGGTACCCGAGATTCATGAAGAAGACCGTGAATTGGACTTGCAACCGATACAGGGGACCGCTCCTTGGAATATGAAAAGAAGAATAAATATCGTGGATGGCGGCCTTGGCTTGCCGGAAGACTTGGCAGATGTACGTGGCCGCGCGGTATTGATCGAACGCGGGGGCATTCCGATCCAAGCTAAAATGGAAAATGCAAATGATGCCGGGGCTGACGCGGTTTTGCTTATGAATAACATACCGGGACCGTTTATGGCCGGGATGGAAGAAGAGATGGACGTCATAGCTGCGTCTATTGACAATAAAGCAGGCAATCAATTAAAAAAAGTGATCAACGACAATGAAAATAAGGAAGTCGTCATCGAGACCAATTACGTAGAAGAAACTGATCATATGGCCATATTCAGTTCCCGCGGACCGGTGACGCAAACGTGGGATATTAAACCGGATGTTGTTGCGCCCGGTGTAGATATCGATAGCACGGTTCCGGAAGGATACCAAGGATTAAACGGCACAAGTATGGCAGCGCCACATATTGCAGGGGCGGCGGCACTGGTAAAACAAGCGCATCCGGATTGGGAGCCGGAACAGGTGAAAGCGACGCTAATGAATACGGCTGTTTCCCTCTCTAACGATGAAGGAGAGACTTATCCGCCGTTTGTCCAAGGGGCAGGACGTGTGGACATTGGCGCCGCGATTGAAAATGATACGCTTGTTTACCCAGGGGCCTTGTCTTTTGGTGTATGGGAAGCGGAAGAATCAAATCAGCGTTTGGAAAGGGAGATTACGATTGAGAATCAAAGCGCGCACCAACGCACGTATTCTTTCGATGTTCCAACTTCTTTAGGGACCGGATTGAATTGGAAAATGCCGATGCCGATCACATTGGATCCGGGGGAAAAACAGACAGCAACCGTTAACGTTGAAATCCAACCAGATATCATCGACTTTAAACGCATTGATGGAGAAATCAACGTGAGTGGTGGCAGGCAAGACATCTCCCTTCCATTTCTTCTCTTTAGTGATGAGCCGGATTATCCTCGGCTCAGCGGATTTCAATTTGCCAAAGTGCCCGACCGCGATTATTGGATGTATGAAGTTTTCTTGCCCGGAGGGGCGGAAGAGCTGGAAATCACCCTTTATGAGCCGGATACATTCGCATATGTCGGCACCCTTGACAGCCAAAAAAATCTTCCCGAAGGACCATTTGAAAAAGAATTCCATGCAGATGAGCTTCATTTGGACCCGGGAATCTACCATGTCATCGTTTATGCGAAATATAAAGATCGTGAGGACACGCTGGAAACGCAAATTGCGGTTGTCGAAAAATAG
- a CDS encoding TIGR01440 family protein, translating to MGREAPGNVLEKLLHELNAQAQLCPKSLLVVGASTSEIAGERIGSAGSEAIAADVFNAIERFRKHIGCTVAYQGCEHINRSLVVPCEYAEDYDLEIVSVVPCRSAGGSLATYAYAQEDDAVVVEAVRADAGIDIGATLIGMHLKHVAVPVRGSKAFIGQAPVTMACTRPKYIGGPRASYPE from the coding sequence ATGGGCAGGGAAGCGCCCGGAAATGTTTTGGAAAAACTTCTGCACGAATTGAATGCTCAAGCACAATTGTGTCCGAAATCCTTGCTCGTCGTTGGTGCAAGTACGAGCGAGATCGCAGGCGAACGTATCGGCAGCGCAGGTTCGGAAGCAATCGCGGCAGATGTTTTTAACGCCATTGAACGCTTTCGAAAACACATCGGATGCACCGTTGCTTATCAAGGGTGTGAACACATTAACCGTTCCCTCGTTGTCCCCTGTGAGTATGCAGAAGATTATGATTTAGAGATTGTGTCGGTCGTTCCCTGCCGCAGCGCAGGCGGATCGCTCGCGACGTATGCATATGCTCAGGAGGATGACGCGGTTGTTGTGGAAGCTGTTCGTGCCGATGCCGGCATTGACATCGGCGCGACATTGATCGGCATGCATTTAAAGCATGTCGCTGTTCCGGTTCGCGGCAGCAAAGCTTTTATCGGCCAAGCTCCCGTGACGATGGCGTGTACACGCCCGAAATATATTGGCGGCCCGCGCGCGAGTTATCCTGAATAG
- a CDS encoding AtpZ/AtpI family protein translates to MRSSVLVSAILSSIVGSVVGGVMLGYWLDSNFDTSPVFVIIGMLLGISAGFYGVVRAVKPFLGDDD, encoded by the coding sequence TTGCGTAGTTCAGTGCTCGTATCCGCCATTTTGTCGTCCATTGTCGGATCGGTGGTGGGCGGGGTAATGCTTGGGTATTGGCTCGACAGTAACTTCGACACATCACCTGTCTTTGTCATTATAGGCATGTTACTGGGTATATCGGCCGGGTTCTATGGAGTGGTACGTGCGGTCAAACCCTTTTTGGGAGACGATGATTAA
- a CDS encoding ArgE/DapE family deacylase, which yields MEQTKAIDWLKAILRTDTVNPPGNEERVAKQLEALFLECDIQTERVPYSDGRMNLIATLKGDGGSDKVLGLCGHMDVVPTGDRQWSYDPFAADEVDGKIYARGACDMKSGLMACVMAMIQLKEAGVKLAGDVKLLATVGEEVGAVGAKQLVEEGHADDLDALIIAEPTKSEIVVTHKGALWIAITCYGKTAHGSRPHHGVNALMHMNEIMNALLSDRFQMKYRRETLLGEPTFSMNAISAGANTNVVPDSCTLKLDIRSVPSQDHKEIVADIQSIIDEVKESLPDLNADIHVENDLSPMQTAPDHAFVDFLLDFYESETGERKTPRGMSGYTDGSQFMKNKKDFPIVIWSGIQGSTAHQPNEYVDIADYLRTIDLFKAVAQEYLR from the coding sequence ATGGAACAAACGAAAGCAATCGATTGGCTAAAGGCTATTTTGCGAACGGATACGGTTAATCCACCGGGGAATGAGGAACGGGTAGCTAAACAACTTGAGGCTCTATTCTTAGAATGCGACATTCAAACCGAACGAGTCCCTTATTCAGATGGGCGCATGAATTTGATCGCCACTCTTAAAGGAGATGGGGGTTCGGACAAGGTGCTCGGGCTCTGCGGCCATATGGATGTTGTCCCGACAGGCGATCGGCAATGGTCTTATGATCCATTCGCTGCGGATGAAGTGGATGGAAAGATTTATGCACGTGGAGCCTGTGACATGAAAAGCGGCCTTATGGCGTGTGTCATGGCTATGATCCAGTTAAAAGAAGCGGGCGTAAAACTGGCGGGAGATGTGAAGCTATTGGCAACCGTTGGGGAGGAAGTCGGTGCCGTCGGAGCAAAGCAGCTCGTTGAGGAAGGACATGCCGATGATCTTGATGCCTTAATCATTGCCGAGCCGACGAAATCGGAGATCGTTGTCACCCACAAGGGTGCGCTTTGGATAGCGATCACTTGTTATGGAAAAACAGCCCATGGTTCCCGCCCGCATCACGGGGTGAACGCATTGATGCATATGAATGAAATCATGAATGCGCTTCTCAGTGACCGTTTTCAGATGAAGTATCGCCGTGAAACGCTTCTCGGTGAACCTACTTTTAGCATGAACGCCATCTCCGCCGGGGCAAACACAAACGTCGTTCCTGATTCCTGTACGTTAAAATTAGACATCCGTTCAGTCCCTTCCCAGGACCATAAAGAGATTGTTGCTGACATACAAAGCATCATCGACGAGGTGAAAGAAAGCCTCCCGGATTTAAACGCGGATATCCATGTGGAAAATGATTTGTCCCCAATGCAAACGGCGCCGGATCATGCTTTTGTAGATTTTTTATTGGATTTTTACGAATCGGAAACAGGCGAGCGCAAAACACCGCGGGGAATGAGCGGCTACACCGATGGTTCTCAATTCATGAAAAATAAAAAAGATTTTCCGATTGTTATTTGGAGCGGTATTCAAGGGAGCACCGCTCATCAACCGAATGAGTATGTGGACATCGCGGATTACTTACGGACGATTGATTTGTTCAAGGCTGTTGCGCAGGAATACTTAAGATGA
- the glyA gene encoding serine hydroxymethyltransferase has translation MKNVQQQDPEIFAAIEDERSRQKNKIELIASENFTSEAVMEAQGSVLTNKYAEGYPGRRYYGGCEYVDVAENLARDRAKELFGAEHVNVQPHSGAQANMAVYSAILEHGDTVLGMNLSHGGHLTHGSPVNFSGIQYNFIEYGVNEDDQRINYDKVLEAAREHSPKLIVAGASAYPRGIDFNKFREIADDVGAYLMVDMAHIAGLVAAGKHQNPVPYSHFVTTTTHKTLRGPRGGMILCGEAFAKKIDKMVFPGMQGGPLMHVIAAKAVSFKEALEPSFAAYAGQVIKNAKRLGVALQNEGINLVSGGTDNHLLLLDLQSLNLTGKAAEKALDDVGLTANKNGVPFDPESPFVTSGIRLGTAAVTTRGFQEEDMDEIGALFGLVLKNMDDEAKQKEARDRVSALTNKYPLYA, from the coding sequence ATGAAAAATGTTCAGCAACAAGATCCGGAAATTTTTGCCGCTATTGAAGATGAACGATCTCGGCAAAAAAATAAAATCGAATTGATCGCTTCCGAAAACTTTACAAGCGAGGCAGTTATGGAAGCTCAAGGTTCGGTTTTGACGAATAAATACGCAGAGGGGTATCCGGGCCGCCGTTATTATGGCGGCTGTGAATATGTGGACGTGGCGGAGAACTTGGCACGGGACCGGGCAAAAGAGCTTTTCGGTGCTGAACATGTCAATGTCCAACCCCATTCCGGTGCCCAGGCGAACATGGCGGTTTATTCTGCCATTTTAGAACACGGGGACACAGTGCTTGGCATGAATTTATCCCATGGTGGCCATCTTACCCATGGGAGCCCGGTTAATTTTAGCGGCATTCAATACAATTTTATCGAGTACGGCGTGAATGAAGACGATCAGCGCATCAATTATGATAAAGTATTGGAGGCTGCCCGTGAACATTCGCCAAAACTAATTGTCGCCGGTGCTTCTGCATATCCTCGTGGCATTGATTTTAATAAGTTTCGGGAAATCGCAGACGATGTAGGCGCGTATCTCATGGTTGATATGGCCCATATTGCAGGTTTGGTCGCTGCAGGCAAGCATCAGAACCCTGTTCCTTACTCTCACTTCGTTACAACGACGACCCACAAAACATTGCGTGGCCCTCGGGGCGGTATGATTCTTTGTGGAGAAGCATTCGCGAAGAAAATCGACAAGATGGTATTCCCGGGAATGCAGGGCGGGCCGCTCATGCACGTAATTGCTGCCAAGGCGGTTTCTTTTAAAGAAGCGCTCGAGCCTTCTTTTGCCGCGTATGCAGGTCAAGTTATAAAAAACGCCAAACGCTTAGGCGTTGCTTTGCAAAACGAAGGCATCAACCTTGTTTCCGGCGGTACCGATAATCACTTGTTGCTTTTGGACTTGCAAAGCTTGAATTTGACCGGAAAAGCAGCTGAAAAAGCATTGGATGATGTAGGTTTGACCGCGAATAAGAACGGGGTGCCTTTCGATCCTGAAAGTCCGTTTGTCACGAGCGGCATTCGACTCGGCACGGCAGCGGTCACGACACGTGGCTTTCAAGAAGAGGATATGGATGAAATCGGCGCGCTGTTTGGCTTAGTGTTGAAAAATATGGATGATGAAGCGAAACAAAAAGAAGCGCGTGACCGCGTGAGCGCCTTGACGAATAAGTATCCATTGTATGCATAA
- the upp gene encoding uracil phosphoribosyltransferase yields the protein MGKIYVFDHPLIQHKLTYIRDVSTGTKQFRELVDEVGSLMAFEITRDLSLEEVTVNTPVGPSTSKVIAGKKLGLIPILRAGLGMMDGILKLMPNVRVGHVGLYRDPDTFEPHEYYIKLPKDIEDRDLIVIDPMLATGGSAVAAIDALKQRGASNMKLMCLIAAPEGVGEVQKAHPDVDIYLAALDEKLDEKGYIVPGLGDAGDRLFGTK from the coding sequence TTGGGAAAAATTTATGTTTTTGATCACCCCCTCATCCAACATAAACTCACATATATCCGAGATGTATCGACCGGGACGAAGCAGTTTCGCGAATTGGTGGATGAAGTCGGCTCCTTGATGGCTTTTGAGATTACAAGGGATTTGTCCCTTGAAGAAGTGACCGTTAATACACCGGTCGGGCCGTCCACATCGAAAGTGATCGCGGGCAAAAAACTGGGGCTTATCCCCATCTTGCGGGCAGGATTGGGAATGATGGACGGAATACTTAAATTAATGCCGAACGTTAGGGTGGGTCATGTTGGGTTGTATCGCGACCCGGACACATTTGAGCCTCACGAATATTATATTAAGCTCCCGAAAGATATTGAAGACCGCGACCTCATTGTTATTGACCCTATGCTCGCCACCGGGGGTTCCGCCGTGGCAGCAATCGATGCGCTGAAACAACGAGGCGCCAGCAACATGAAATTGATGTGCCTAATCGCGGCTCCCGAAGGAGTCGGGGAAGTTCAAAAAGCGCATCCGGACGTTGATATTTATCTCGCGGCATTGGATGAAAAGCTCGATGAAAAAGGTTACATCGTTCCCGGTTTAGGGGATGCAGGCGATCGTCTCTTCGGAACAAAATAA
- a CDS encoding ATP synthase subunit I: protein MVAALISILVFILTPYYSLSLGFLLGVVSCLLSFASIYIKAFVFDKVAERESPGILSYLVTAFGLVIRYGLIAVAVALAIVFSETFHLATVLAGYAGLYLYIMVDMFLQLQKER, encoded by the coding sequence ATGGTTGCCGCTCTTATAAGTATTCTCGTTTTCATCCTGACACCGTACTATTCTCTTTCATTAGGTTTTTTGCTCGGTGTTGTTTCCTGCTTGCTGAGCTTTGCTTCTATTTATATTAAAGCATTTGTCTTTGATAAAGTTGCCGAAAGGGAATCGCCCGGTATACTTTCATACTTGGTTACAGCATTTGGACTTGTCATTCGGTACGGTTTGATCGCGGTCGCGGTTGCCCTTGCCATTGTCTTTTCCGAAACATTTCACCTTGCTACCGTATTGGCAGGATACGCGGGTCTTTATCTCTACATTATGGTGGATATGTTCCTACAATTACAAAAAGAGAGGTGA
- a CDS encoding stage II sporulation protein R, protein MKLSIIYVFIGLFLVVGNWESQQQHWQEEDPVPEDSIRLRIFSHDDSLLQQEIKREVRDEVAVYSAEHMDEVPTKEEARDVFDAHLETIEKKAEDVVHAYDASMPVDVSLEKNVEFPTRVYGPLVYPAGNYEALVIDIGDGEGENWWCVLFPPLCLSDLGIGEEEEEKEEKEENVEEEPEFSFFLAEVWDDWFGA, encoded by the coding sequence ATGAAATTATCTATTATTTATGTTTTTATTGGTTTATTTTTGGTTGTGGGGAATTGGGAAAGCCAGCAACAGCATTGGCAGGAAGAGGATCCGGTGCCGGAGGATTCGATTCGGCTGCGGATTTTTTCCCATGATGATTCATTGCTCCAACAGGAAATTAAGCGAGAAGTGAGAGATGAAGTGGCGGTCTATAGTGCCGAGCATATGGATGAGGTGCCGACAAAAGAAGAGGCGCGAGACGTATTCGACGCACATTTGGAGACAATCGAAAAAAAAGCGGAAGACGTCGTCCATGCTTATGACGCTTCGATGCCTGTGGATGTGTCATTGGAAAAAAACGTGGAGTTTCCAACCCGTGTGTATGGTCCGCTCGTTTATCCGGCAGGGAATTATGAAGCGTTGGTCATTGATATCGGGGACGGGGAAGGAGAAAACTGGTGGTGCGTGCTTTTTCCCCCTCTTTGTTTATCCGACCTTGGGATCGGGGAAGAAGAGGAAGAGAAAGAAGAAAAGGAAGAAAACGTTGAAGAGGAGCCTGAATTTTCGTTCTTTCTTGCTGAAGTTTGGGATGACTGGTTCGGAGCATAG
- a CDS encoding manganese efflux pump MntP family protein: MAESISMLALAIVLGMDAFSMAMALGFQAFRIHAVKAGITVGLFHVLMPIAGIGIGHWMANVYSLDVVYFIAGVILVWIGLQMMISSRNSKENPILQLHGTGLFLFAFIVSMDSFSIGISLGIFGAKTFAVVFAFGLSSAVLTWTGLILARLTRSHIGNWGELLGGIILLLYGLNTIRPLFM; encoded by the coding sequence ATGGCCGAATCGATCAGTATGTTAGCATTGGCAATTGTATTGGGGATGGATGCGTTTTCAATGGCGATGGCACTTGGTTTTCAAGCCTTTCGTATTCATGCTGTTAAAGCTGGCATTACGGTAGGTTTGTTTCACGTGCTCATGCCCATTGCCGGCATCGGAATTGGGCATTGGATGGCAAATGTTTATAGCCTCGATGTTGTTTATTTTATCGCAGGGGTTATCCTTGTGTGGATTGGGCTGCAAATGATGATTTCAAGTCGTAACAGTAAAGAAAATCCAATCTTACAATTACATGGCACTGGCTTATTTTTATTTGCCTTCATCGTCAGCATGGACAGTTTTTCCATCGGCATCTCACTCGGGATTTTCGGTGCTAAAACTTTTGCGGTCGTTTTCGCGTTTGGTTTATCGAGTGCCGTCTTAACATGGACAGGGCTGATCCTTGCAAGGTTGACGCGCAGCCATATCGGCAATTGGGGAGAATTATTGGGTGGCATTATTCTTTTATTGTATGGATTAAACACGATTCGTCCTTTGTTTATGTGA
- a CDS encoding L-threonylcarbamoyladenylate synthase produces the protein MSCQQTEHLVVDNYVDEKAWRECVGKAAHILRAEELVAFPTETVYGLGANGLSTRAVKKIFEVKGRPSDNPLILHIGSLAQLHPLIRAPLSFHAERLIEHFWPGPLTLIFPASDRVPPVVTAGLDTVAVRMPAHPLAREIIAEADVPIAAPSANRSGKPSPTRAEHVSEDLDGRVAAIIDGGSTGYGLESTVVDVSDGERPPRILRPGGITEEELEEALGLSMVVEDRERSKQNVRAPGMKYRHYSPDTNVKLVDGPSKDMQARIDEARKRGEKVAAAITSERVEKISADEVLILGDASDLQTISSHLYNHLRAVDKMDVDVLFVQTFTEKGLGKAIMNRLYKAAHS, from the coding sequence ATGAGTTGCCAACAGACGGAGCATTTAGTTGTGGACAACTATGTTGATGAAAAAGCATGGCGGGAGTGTGTGGGAAAGGCAGCGCACATCCTGCGTGCAGAGGAGCTTGTTGCTTTTCCGACAGAAACGGTCTACGGTTTGGGAGCGAACGGATTGTCCACACGGGCTGTGAAAAAAATATTTGAAGTTAAAGGGCGCCCGAGTGATAATCCGCTTATTTTACATATTGGTTCGTTGGCACAATTACATCCGCTGATACGTGCGCCTCTTTCTTTTCACGCTGAAAGATTGATCGAACATTTTTGGCCGGGACCTCTAACGCTTATTTTTCCCGCGAGTGACCGTGTACCGCCGGTGGTGACTGCTGGCCTCGACACGGTGGCCGTGCGTATGCCGGCGCATCCATTGGCACGTGAGATCATTGCAGAAGCGGATGTGCCTATAGCGGCACCGAGTGCGAATCGTTCGGGAAAGCCGAGTCCGACGCGAGCGGAACATGTAAGTGAGGATCTGGATGGACGTGTGGCCGCGATTATTGATGGGGGAAGCACCGGATATGGCCTCGAGTCGACCGTCGTAGATGTAAGTGACGGAGAGAGGCCCCCGCGGATTTTGCGTCCGGGCGGCATTACGGAAGAAGAGTTGGAAGAGGCGCTTGGTTTATCAATGGTCGTCGAAGATCGGGAGCGAAGCAAACAAAATGTGCGAGCGCCGGGCATGAAATACCGCCATTATTCCCCGGATACAAACGTTAAGCTTGTGGATGGCCCAAGCAAGGACATGCAAGCGCGCATTGATGAGGCAAGAAAGCGCGGCGAAAAGGTGGCAGCCGCGATCACTTCGGAACGAGTGGAAAAAATTTCGGCAGACGAAGTTCTGATCTTGGGGGACGCGTCTGATCTACAAACCATATCATCCCATCTATACAATCATTTGCGAGCTGTTGATAAAATGGATGTAGATGTCCTATTCGTACAAACATTTACGGAGAAAGGGCTCGGCAAGGCGATTATGAACCGATTGTATAAGGCGGCCCATTCATAA
- the rpiB gene encoding ribose 5-phosphate isomerase B, giving the protein MKVIIGSDHAGWALKKEIFPILEQLGFEYKDVGTNSSESVDYPDFAKPVSEQVAAGDYDLGILICGTGIGMSMTANKVPGVRCALVNDVFSAEMSRLHNNANVLAMGERVIGPGLAKAIVEKWISTEFEGGRHANRVEKVMETEK; this is encoded by the coding sequence ATGAAAGTGATTATTGGATCAGACCATGCCGGCTGGGCATTAAAAAAAGAAATTTTCCCCATACTTGAACAGTTAGGATTTGAGTATAAAGATGTTGGTACCAACAGTTCGGAAAGTGTGGATTATCCGGATTTCGCCAAACCTGTGTCTGAACAGGTAGCGGCAGGGGATTACGATCTCGGAATCCTCATTTGCGGCACCGGCATTGGGATGTCGATGACGGCGAACAAAGTTCCCGGTGTCCGTTGCGCGCTCGTAAACGACGTATTCAGCGCAGAAATGTCCAGGCTTCATAACAATGCAAACGTACTCGCGATGGGCGAGAGGGTCATCGGTCCCGGCCTGGCAAAAGCAATTGTGGAAAAATGGATTTCCACCGAGTTTGAAGGTGGGCGTCATGCGAACAGAGTGGAAAAAGTGATGGAGACGGAAAAATAA
- the atpE gene encoding F0F1 ATP synthase subunit C, translated as MAQLAAGIAAGLAAIGGGIAVAIIVKGVLEGVSRQPELRGTLQTLMFIGIPLAEAVPIIAIAISFMLVFGIGG; from the coding sequence ATGGCTCAACTGGCAGCAGGGATTGCAGCAGGACTCGCAGCGATCGGCGGGGGTATTGCCGTCGCGATTATCGTAAAAGGTGTTTTAGAAGGGGTTTCCCGTCAGCCGGAACTAAGGGGAACATTACAGACGCTTATGTTCATTGGTATTCCGCTTGCGGAAGCCGTGCCGATTATCGCTATCGCGATTTCGTTCATGTTGGTATTCGGCATCGGCGGATAA
- the atpB gene encoding F0F1 ATP synthase subunit A: MSTVAALIVAIFSIVGARKLAMRPTGLQNFIEWVMDFTKYIITSNMAWEKGGRFIALAYTLLFYIFVANMLGIPFELATETDHYALWNSPTSDPVLTLTMAAFVIILTHIYGFKLRGAKEYFADYFRPSPILFPFKIIEEFSNFLTLGLRLFGNIFAKELVTILIISLAGLGTLGALLAWIPLAPWLAFGIFIGALQAFIFAMLSMVYMAHKVESH, translated from the coding sequence ATGTCGACCGTCGCCGCGCTTATCGTAGCGATTTTCAGCATTGTCGGCGCGAGAAAGCTCGCCATGCGGCCGACCGGCTTGCAAAACTTCATTGAGTGGGTCATGGATTTCACAAAATACATCATCACATCGAACATGGCCTGGGAAAAAGGTGGAAGATTTATTGCATTGGCTTACACGCTCTTGTTTTATATATTCGTGGCCAATATGCTCGGTATCCCCTTTGAGTTGGCAACCGAAACAGACCACTACGCATTATGGAATTCACCAACGTCGGATCCTGTCCTGACGCTTACGATGGCTGCATTTGTGATTATTCTCACACACATCTATGGATTTAAGCTCAGGGGAGCGAAGGAGTATTTTGCCGATTACTTTCGCCCGTCGCCGATTTTATTTCCGTTTAAGATCATCGAGGAATTTTCGAACTTCTTGACACTCGGTTTGCGTTTGTTTGGAAACATTTTCGCAAAAGAGCTCGTCACGATATTGATCATTTCTCTTGCGGGTTTAGGGACGTTAGGTGCCTTGCTGGCATGGATTCCGTTAGCCCCATGGCTGGCGTTCGGCATTTTCATCGGTGCCTTGCAAGCGTTTATTTTTGCCATGCTTTCGATGGTTTATATGGCACATAAAGTTGAATCGCACTAA